In one window of Paraburkholderia phymatum STM815 DNA:
- the nuoN gene encoding NADH-quinone oxidoreductase subunit NuoN, whose translation MQNAPMTALLPDALVMAAIVVAWLIDTFVGPNSRRTTYFIALLSTVVAGIWFAIDALTPGAGPQYFFSRMYVVDPFASVMKAVVSLGYAVSIVYSRKYLEDRGLYEGNFFLLGMFSLLGQLVMISGNNFLTLYLGLELMSLSLYAAIALRRENAPSTEAAMKYYVLGALASGFLLYGISMLYGATGSLELNEVLKAVASGRINDVVLLFGVIFIVAGVAFKMGAVPFHMWVPDVYQGAPTAMTLIVGGGPKVAAFAWGLRFLVMGLLPLAVDWQEMLVILAALSLIVGNITGIVQRNVKRMLAYSAISNMGFVLLGLLAGVVDGKTGAAASAYGSAMFYSIVYLITTLGSFGVVMLLARREFEAETLDDFKGLNQRSPVFAFVMMVMMFSLAGIPPAVGFYAKLAVLEATMNAGLTWLAVLAVITSLFGAFYYLRIVKLMYFDDPVDTTPIVGDACKRTLLALNGVAVLVLGIVPGPLMSICLNAISHTLPL comes from the coding sequence ATGCAAAACGCACCTATGACCGCCTTGTTACCCGACGCGCTGGTGATGGCCGCTATCGTCGTCGCGTGGCTCATCGACACGTTCGTTGGCCCGAACAGCCGCCGCACGACGTATTTCATCGCGCTGCTTTCCACGGTCGTGGCCGGCATCTGGTTCGCCATCGATGCCCTCACGCCGGGCGCCGGGCCGCAATACTTCTTCTCGCGCATGTACGTGGTGGACCCGTTCGCCAGCGTGATGAAGGCGGTCGTGTCGCTGGGCTACGCGGTGTCGATCGTGTACTCGCGCAAGTATCTGGAAGACCGCGGCCTCTACGAAGGCAACTTCTTCCTGCTCGGCATGTTCTCGCTGCTCGGCCAGCTGGTGATGATCTCGGGCAACAACTTCCTGACGCTGTATCTCGGCCTGGAACTGATGTCGCTGTCGCTCTATGCGGCAATTGCGCTTCGTCGCGAGAACGCGCCGTCGACCGAAGCCGCGATGAAGTACTACGTGCTGGGCGCGCTGGCTTCGGGCTTCCTGCTGTACGGCATCTCGATGCTGTACGGCGCGACGGGCTCGCTGGAACTGAACGAAGTGCTGAAGGCCGTCGCATCGGGCCGCATCAACGACGTCGTGCTGCTGTTCGGCGTGATCTTCATCGTCGCGGGTGTCGCGTTCAAGATGGGTGCAGTGCCCTTCCACATGTGGGTACCGGACGTGTATCAGGGCGCGCCGACTGCAATGACGCTGATCGTCGGCGGCGGTCCAAAGGTCGCTGCGTTCGCATGGGGGCTGCGCTTCCTGGTGATGGGCCTGCTGCCGCTCGCCGTCGACTGGCAGGAAATGCTGGTCATTCTGGCTGCGCTGTCGCTGATCGTCGGCAATATCACGGGGATCGTCCAGCGCAACGTCAAGCGGATGCTGGCGTACTCGGCCATCTCGAACATGGGCTTCGTGCTGCTCGGGCTGCTGGCCGGCGTGGTCGACGGCAAGACGGGCGCGGCTGCGAGCGCCTACGGTTCCGCGATGTTCTACAGCATCGTCTATCTGATCACCACGCTCGGCTCGTTCGGCGTCGTGATGCTGCTCGCGCGCCGCGAATTCGAAGCCGAAACGCTCGACGACTTCAAGGGTCTCAATCAGCGTAGTCCGGTGTTCGCGTTCGTGATGATGGTGATGATGTTCTCGCTCGCAGGCATTCCGCCGGCAGTCGGTTTCTACGCGAAGCTGGCCGTCCTCGAAGCGACGATGAACGCGGGTCTCACGTGGCTCGCCGTGCTGGCTGTGATCACGTCGCTGTTTGGCGCGTTCTATTACCTGCGTATCGTCAAGTTGATGTACTTCGACGATCCCGTCGACACGACGCCGATCGTCGGCGACGCCTGCAAGCGCACGCTGCTCGCACTCAATGGTGTGGCCGTGCTCGTGCTCGGTATCGTTCCGGGTCCACTGATGTCGATCTGCCTCAACGCGATTTCCCATACGCTGCCGCTGTAA
- a CDS encoding NADH-quinone oxidoreductase subunit M, with product MHTTFPILSIAIWMPIIFGLVVLAIGSDRNPGPARWIALIGSVLSFIVTIPLITDFDTSTAALQFEEKANWIERFNITYHLGIDGIAMWFVVLTALITVIVVIAAWEVITKNVAQYLAAFLILSGIMVGVFCAADGMLFYVFFEATLIPMYIIIGVWGGANRVYAAFKFFLYTLMGSLLMLVGLLYLYTQTGTFDLAAWHAAKLSMTPQVLLFIAFFLAFAVKVPMWPVHTWLPDAHVEAPTGGSVVLAAIMLKLGAYGFLRFSLPIAPDASHFLAPVVITLSLIAVVYIGLVAMVQADMKKLVAYSSIAHMGFVTLGFFIFNQLGTEGAIVQMISHGFVSGAMFLCIGVLYDRMHSRQIADYGGVVNTMPKFAALVMLFSMANCGLPGTSGFVGEFMVILAAVQYNFWIAFGAAVTLILGAAYTLWMYKRVYFGAVVNDHVKSLIDINRREFFMLGVLAVLTLYMGIYPKPFTEVMHVSVENLLSHVAQSKLPLPQ from the coding sequence ATGCACACGACGTTTCCGATTCTGAGTATCGCGATCTGGATGCCGATTATTTTCGGCCTGGTGGTCCTGGCCATCGGTTCAGATCGCAATCCCGGTCCGGCGCGATGGATTGCGCTGATCGGGTCGGTGTTGAGTTTCATCGTGACGATTCCGCTGATCACGGATTTCGACACGAGTACGGCGGCATTGCAGTTCGAAGAAAAGGCTAACTGGATCGAGCGCTTCAACATCACGTACCACCTCGGCATCGACGGTATCGCGATGTGGTTCGTCGTGCTGACGGCGCTGATCACGGTGATCGTCGTGATCGCCGCATGGGAAGTGATCACGAAGAACGTCGCGCAATACCTGGCGGCGTTCCTCATCCTGTCGGGCATCATGGTCGGCGTGTTCTGCGCAGCTGACGGCATGCTGTTCTACGTGTTCTTCGAAGCGACGCTGATTCCGATGTACATCATCATCGGCGTGTGGGGCGGGGCGAACCGCGTGTACGCGGCGTTCAAGTTCTTCCTCTATACGCTGATGGGTTCGCTGCTGATGCTGGTGGGCTTGCTGTATCTGTACACGCAGACGGGCACGTTCGACCTGGCCGCATGGCACGCCGCAAAGTTGTCGATGACGCCGCAGGTGCTGCTCTTCATCGCGTTCTTCCTCGCGTTCGCCGTCAAGGTGCCGATGTGGCCTGTCCACACGTGGCTGCCGGACGCGCACGTGGAAGCGCCGACGGGCGGCTCGGTCGTGCTGGCGGCCATCATGCTGAAGCTCGGTGCGTACGGTTTCCTGCGTTTCTCGCTGCCTATCGCACCGGACGCAAGTCACTTCCTCGCACCCGTCGTCATTACGCTGTCGCTGATCGCGGTGGTCTACATCGGCCTCGTCGCGATGGTGCAGGCCGACATGAAGAAGCTGGTTGCGTATTCGTCGATTGCGCACATGGGCTTCGTCACGCTCGGCTTCTTTATCTTCAACCAGCTGGGCACGGAAGGCGCGATCGTGCAGATGATCTCGCACGGTTTCGTGTCGGGCGCGATGTTCCTTTGCATCGGCGTGCTGTATGACCGCATGCACTCGCGTCAGATCGCCGACTACGGCGGCGTCGTGAACACGATGCCGAAGTTCGCGGCGCTCGTGATGCTGTTCTCGATGGCGAACTGCGGCCTACCGGGCACCTCCGGTTTCGTCGGCGAGTTCATGGTGATTCTGGCCGCTGTCCAGTACAACTTCTGGATCGCGTTCGGCGCGGCCGTGACGCTGATTCTCGGCGCGGCCTATACGTTGTGGATGTACAAGCGCGTGTACTTCGGCGCGGTTGTGAACGATCACGTGAAAAGCCTCATCGACATCAACCGCCGCGAATTCTTCATGCTGGGGGTGCTCGCGGTGTTGACGCTGTACATGGGCATCTATCCGAAGCCCTTTACCGAAGTAATGCACGTGTCGGTGGAAAATCTCCTGTCCCACGTTGCGCAGTCGAAGCTGCCGCTACCGCAGTAA